TTTCAGGAGCAATATTGGTAGCCTGACCTATATCTTCGGAAATATCATAAAGTTCTTTCCCATTAATTAAGCGCCAATTAGCTTGCATCACCGCAGAATTTTTCCATTTTCTCGGGTTTTGTACGCGTTGAGAATCGGTCACTAGCATTCTAGTGTTTAAGGTATCTTTTCCTCTTAAAAGCGGAACAATACTCTGGCCGTCCAGTGCCAAATGATCTTTTGGTAAAGCTATACCACAAAGGTCTGCAAGAGTGGGCAGAATGTCAATTTGAGCAGCAAGGGTATTTATATCTTTTGGTGTATTAATTTTTCCGTCTTTCCAGTGTATAAAGAAAGGAACCCTATGTCCGCCTTCATACTCACTCCCTTTAGTACCGCGCATTTCAGCATTAAACCCCGTAATTTTTCCTTTTTTATTGTAATATCCTGCCGAGGTACCGTTGTCTGTCATAAAAATTAAAATGGTATTATCAGCGATGTCTAACGCTTTTAATTTGCGCCTTAGGGTTCCAAAATTGTCATCAATATTGGTAATCATCCCATAAAAACGTTTTTGCGTATCTGCTAAAACAGCATCGTCTAAATCTTTATACAAGTCATAATATTTAGTAGGTACATTATAAGGGCCGTGTGGAGCATTGGGAGCTAGATAGCAGAAAAATGGCTCATCCTTATTGGTTTCAATAAATTTAATGGCTTCGTCAAAAAAGATATCAGTACAATATCCTTCGTATTTTTCAGGTTTTCCATTATGAAAATAGGTGTCATTAAAATAGGTGTTATCCCAATAATCTGGAGTTTGTTGTACGCCACCACCTCCATGCATTACCGTTTCTTGAAAACCACGATCTTCTGGTCTAAAGGGGTAATTATCTCCCAAATGCCATTTTCCAAATCCACCAGTTTTATAGCCAGCTTCAGCAAACATATTGGCCAAAGTTTTCTCATTTTCACGTAATAAAGACCACCCACCAACGGTATGCCAAACCCCAGTGCTATTGGCATATCTACCCGTCATTAACCCAGCACGTGTAGGTGCACAAGTAGGGCCTACATGAAAATTGGTTAAATGCGAACTCTCTGTATAAAAAGAATCTATGTTTGGAGTTTTAATGATGTTGTTGCCATGAACTCCTAAATCTCCATAACCTTGATCATCTGTAATTACAATAATTACATTAGGTTTTGAACTCTTGTCCGTGACAACAAGTTCTTTCTTTTTTGATTGGCAACCTATTAGAGTTATAATACTAAATAGTGCTAAATATTTCATTTTCATAAGATGAATTTCAATTTAAATATACTTCAGTGTTTACTATAATAGAACTAACGTATCCTCCAGAATCTGGAAAGGTAAGTTCAACAATATTTTCTCCTGTTCTAATATTTTTTAGGGATGTTGGTACGGGAATAACACCAAAAAATTGTTCCCTACCGGCTTGATCATATCCTGCCCAGTTATCTGGGATAGTTACGGTAGTACCATTGATTTTGAGAATGGGCTTCTTACTTAATTCATGTGTTCTTCCAAGCCCCATTTTTAGTGTCGCTACTCCTTTTTCTCCGGAAATAACATTATTAATTTTGAAAGTCAAGGTTTTATTGGCTTCAATTTTTTTAAGACATGATTTTGAATAATAGTTACGTTCCGTAATGCTATTTTGAAATGTATTTTCTTTAAGATCGTAGTCTATAATTACCGTTTCTCCAACCTTTAGCGTAATATTGGTTTTGTCATTGATATCTGTAAAATAGACTAATTTAGGAAATCCTGATGCGGTAGTATACGATCTTCTAATGGTAATGTTTTCTATAAGGTTTTGACTTCCATTTAAAAAATTTAGAGGAACACTTTGGGGTTCATCGGCTAAATTATTCAAAGCAATATAAGCTTTGTTCTTATTTAGAAATGCGTGTGCTTGAATATCAGGATTCATGGATTGTACATGAATACGTTTTCCTTCAACTCCTTTCCATAGTTCCCAGAACTTTTTTAAATGGGTGTACTCATAGGAACCATCCTCTGTCTTTTTGAGTAAAACCCAAGGATATGGGTGTTTATTTGGGTTTCTATCATCTTTATAAAACCAAGTA
This genomic stretch from Cellulophaga algicola DSM 14237 harbors:
- a CDS encoding arylsulfatase; translated protein: MKMKYLALFSIITLIGCQSKKKELVVTDKSSKPNVIIVITDDQGYGDLGVHGNNIIKTPNIDSFYTESSHLTNFHVGPTCAPTRAGLMTGRYANSTGVWHTVGGWSLLRENEKTLANMFAEAGYKTGGFGKWHLGDNYPFRPEDRGFQETVMHGGGGVQQTPDYWDNTYFNDTYFHNGKPEKYEGYCTDIFFDEAIKFIETNKDEPFFCYLAPNAPHGPYNVPTKYYDLYKDLDDAVLADTQKRFYGMITNIDDNFGTLRRKLKALDIADNTILIFMTDNGTSAGYYNKKGKITGFNAEMRGTKGSEYEGGHRVPFFIHWKDGKINTPKDINTLAAQIDILPTLADLCGIALPKDHLALDGQSIVPLLRGKDTLNTRMLVTDSQRVQNPRKWKNSAVMQANWRLINGKELYDISEDIGQATNIAPENPEKVNEMKAFYEQWWSQVSKDFNEEIYFKIGSKNENPITLTAHDTHGKETMQPWNQIQIREGKIGSGYWSVDILEEGTYEVALRRYPIEANLGINSSTSKITTTEIPGLEKAIPEGKNMQYTKAFIEFENQLKVETEVEKDASSADFSVDLKAGKTKFFANFVDAENQSNIAYYVYIKKI